From Rhodanobacteraceae bacterium, the proteins below share one genomic window:
- a CDS encoding ABC-type Na+ efflux pump not coupled with H+ or K+ uptake, permease component NatB: MSAMLTVWWKEVRENLRDKRTVFSALIWGPLFGPVFFAIMMNTLVTHELNKAEGPLKVPVIGAQYAPNLIDALKQQGLVPQAPLADPDKAVRERDADVVLRIPADYGKAWSKGEPAQVELIYDASQQGSNTPTKRLEGMLKQYGSEQGALRLLARGLSPSVAVPLVVSERDQSTPQSRAGLMLGILPYFFVFAVYLGGMYLAIDLTAGERERQSLEPLFANPVARWRILVGKLGAIGAFSLASLVLTAVGFSVAGHFLPAEKLGMTFDLGARFIGQAVLLELPLIAVFAVLETLVAAFAKSYREAQTYLSLLMIVPILPSMVMSLMPVKAAPWMYAVPLLAQQIGVSDLLRGTPVSAASIGMALVTGFAFAAVLGIITAQVYRSERLAISA, translated from the coding sequence ATGAGCGCGATGCTGACGGTGTGGTGGAAGGAAGTCCGCGAGAACCTGCGCGACAAGCGCACCGTGTTCAGCGCGTTGATCTGGGGGCCGCTGTTCGGGCCGGTGTTCTTCGCGATCATGATGAACACGCTGGTCACGCACGAATTGAACAAGGCCGAAGGTCCGCTGAAGGTGCCGGTGATCGGCGCGCAATACGCGCCCAACCTCATCGACGCGCTGAAGCAGCAGGGGCTGGTGCCGCAGGCGCCGCTCGCCGATCCGGACAAGGCGGTGCGCGAGCGCGACGCCGACGTGGTGCTGCGCATACCCGCCGATTACGGCAAGGCATGGAGCAAGGGCGAGCCCGCGCAGGTCGAGCTGATCTACGACGCTTCGCAGCAGGGCAGCAACACGCCGACCAAGCGCCTCGAAGGCATGCTGAAACAATACGGCAGCGAGCAGGGCGCGTTGCGGTTGCTGGCGCGCGGCTTGTCGCCCAGCGTGGCGGTGCCGCTGGTGGTCAGCGAACGCGACCAGTCCACGCCGCAATCACGCGCGGGCCTGATGCTGGGCATTCTGCCGTACTTCTTCGTGTTCGCGGTGTACCTCGGCGGCATGTATCTCGCGATCGACCTCACCGCGGGCGAGCGCGAACGGCAATCGCTGGAACCGCTGTTCGCCAATCCGGTGGCGCGCTGGCGCATCCTCGTCGGCAAGCTCGGCGCGATCGGCGCGTTCTCGCTGGCCAGCCTGGTGCTGACGGCGGTCGGGTTTTCGGTCGCCGGGCATTTCCTGCCGGCGGAAAAACTCGGGATGACGTTCGACCTTGGCGCGCGCTTCATCGGCCAGGCCGTCCTGCTGGAGCTGCCGCTGATCGCGGTGTTCGCGGTGCTGGAAACCCTGGTCGCGGCGTTCGCGAAGAGCTACCGCGAGGCGCAGACCTATCTCAGCCTGCTGATGATCGTGCCGATCCTGCCGTCGATGGTGATGAGCCTGATGCCGGTGAAGGCCGCGCCTTGGATGTACGCGGTGCCGCTGCTGGCGCAGCAGATCGGCGTCAGCGACTTGCTGCGCGGCACGCCGGTGTCGGCGGCCAGCATCGGGATGGCGCTGGTGACCGGGTTCGCGTTCGCGGCGGTCCTCGGCATCATCACCGCGCAGGTGTACCGCAGCGAGCGGTTGGCGATTTCGGCTTGA
- a CDS encoding ABC-type Na+ transport system not coupled with H+ or K+ uptake, ATPase component NatA → MIEVKDLHKAFGEVKAVNGVTFTARDGEITGLLGPNGAGKTTTLRMLYTLMKPDAGQVLVDGIDAAVDPIAVRRELGVLPDARGLYKRLTARENIEYFARLHGVETQLMHQRRESLVDALEMRDILDRRTEGFSQGQRVKTAIARALVHDPKNVILDEPTNGLDVMATRGLRAFMRKLKAEGRCVLFSSHIMQEVAMLCDRIVVIANGRVVADETPDALRAQTGEANLEDAFVKLIGTEEGLAA, encoded by the coding sequence ATGATCGAAGTGAAAGATCTGCACAAGGCCTTCGGCGAAGTAAAAGCCGTCAACGGCGTCACCTTCACCGCGCGCGACGGCGAGATCACCGGCCTGCTCGGCCCCAACGGCGCCGGCAAGACCACCACGCTGCGCATGCTCTACACGCTGATGAAGCCCGACGCCGGGCAGGTGCTGGTGGACGGCATCGACGCGGCGGTCGATCCGATCGCGGTGCGCCGCGAACTCGGCGTGCTGCCCGACGCGCGCGGCCTGTACAAGCGGCTCACCGCGCGCGAGAACATCGAATACTTCGCGCGCCTGCACGGCGTCGAAACGCAGCTGATGCACCAGCGCCGCGAGAGCCTGGTCGACGCACTGGAAATGCGCGACATCCTCGATCGCCGCACCGAAGGCTTCTCGCAGGGCCAGCGCGTCAAGACCGCGATCGCGCGCGCGCTGGTGCACGACCCGAAGAACGTGATCCTGGACGAACCCACCAACGGCCTCGATGTGATGGCCACGCGCGGACTGCGCGCGTTCATGCGCAAGTTGAAGGCGGAAGGACGCTGCGTGCTGTTCTCCAGCCACATCATGCAGGAGGTCGCGATGCTGTGCGACCGCATTGTGGTGATCGCCAACGGCCGCGTGGTCGCCGACGAAACGCCGGACGCGCTGCGCGCACAGACGGGCGAGGCCAACCTCGAGGACGCCTTCGTGAAACTGATCGGTACGGAAGAGGGGCTTGCGGCATGA
- a CDS encoding alpha/beta hydrolase → MKMNSRMIMRIAAVVILVVAFGLQWWGRQHRAGDADTHGDATSAPASASTVSTKPVGKPAPPKTLKMGKLTLTACELKRPHSAATVAAFCAKFPVPENRADPESRSINLKLAILKSDSAVPAQDLVVYLAGGPGQSAIQTYPDLAPAFAPLRKHHDVLLLDQRGTGDSHPLKCPALEKLLKNQGDTAQPSIEQRVQWVGQCAQEVGKTADPRYYATSDAIADLEAVREALGAPKLDLVGVSYGTRVAQQYAAAHPDAVRSIVLDGVVPNSLVLGETFATTLQHSLKLQAQACDKAPACKQAFGDWYATLHQLYAKLKAGQPQQVTFEDPYSYKPVSKALTADTLAGVVRLFSYSEVTAALLPLAVNEAAHGNYAPLMGQAQLLTGDLSESIEGGMQMSVICTEDASLLTPRPQDEDLLLGDELIKAFIAECKVWPHGAMPKDFHAPFKSSIPTLLVSGERDPVTPPAFADEVMKGLSNARSLVVKGLGHAEAINAGCMPDVLDDFVANLQPKQLKTQCLDRIGPIPAFVNFNGAAP, encoded by the coding sequence ATGAAGATGAATTCGCGCATGATCATGCGCATCGCCGCGGTCGTGATCCTGGTGGTCGCGTTCGGCCTGCAATGGTGGGGCAGGCAGCATCGCGCGGGCGACGCCGACACCCATGGTGACGCGACCAGCGCGCCGGCCTCGGCGTCGACGGTTTCCACCAAGCCGGTGGGGAAGCCGGCGCCGCCGAAGACGCTGAAGATGGGCAAGCTGACGCTGACCGCCTGCGAACTGAAGCGCCCGCATTCGGCGGCCACGGTCGCGGCGTTCTGCGCGAAGTTCCCGGTGCCGGAGAACCGCGCCGATCCGGAATCGCGCAGCATCAACCTGAAGCTCGCGATCCTGAAAAGCGATTCGGCCGTGCCCGCGCAGGACCTGGTGGTGTATCTCGCGGGCGGTCCGGGGCAATCGGCCATCCAGACCTATCCCGACCTCGCGCCCGCGTTCGCGCCGCTGCGGAAGCACCACGACGTGCTGCTGCTGGACCAGCGCGGCACCGGCGATTCGCATCCGCTCAAATGCCCGGCGCTCGAGAAGCTGCTGAAGAACCAGGGCGACACCGCGCAGCCCAGCATCGAACAACGCGTGCAGTGGGTCGGCCAGTGCGCGCAGGAAGTCGGCAAGACCGCAGATCCGCGCTACTACGCGACCAGCGACGCGATCGCCGATCTCGAGGCCGTGCGCGAAGCGCTGGGCGCGCCGAAGCTCGATCTCGTCGGCGTGTCCTACGGCACACGCGTCGCGCAGCAGTACGCGGCGGCGCATCCGGATGCCGTGCGCAGCATCGTGCTGGATGGCGTGGTGCCGAATTCGCTGGTGCTGGGCGAAACCTTCGCGACGACGTTGCAGCACTCGCTGAAGCTGCAGGCGCAAGCCTGCGACAAGGCGCCCGCCTGCAAGCAGGCGTTCGGTGACTGGTACGCGACGCTGCACCAGCTGTATGCGAAATTGAAGGCGGGCCAGCCGCAACAGGTCACGTTCGAAGATCCGTACAGCTACAAGCCCGTGAGCAAGGCCTTGACGGCCGACACGCTGGCGGGCGTGGTCCGCTTGTTCTCCTACAGCGAAGTCACCGCGGCGCTGCTGCCGCTGGCGGTGAACGAAGCCGCGCACGGCAACTACGCGCCACTGATGGGCCAGGCGCAGTTGCTCACGGGCGATCTCTCGGAATCGATCGAAGGCGGCATGCAGATGTCGGTGATCTGCACGGAAGACGCCTCGCTGCTGACGCCGCGCCCGCAGGACGAAGACCTGCTGCTGGGCGACGAGTTGATCAAGGCGTTCATCGCCGAATGCAAGGTGTGGCCGCATGGCGCGATGCCGAAGGATTTCCACGCACCGTTCAAGTCGTCGATTCCCACGCTGCTGGTTTCGGGCGAACGCGACCCGGTGACGCCGCCCGCATTCGCCGACGAGGTGATGAAGGGACTTTCCAATGCCCGCTCGCTGGTCGTGAAAGGACTCGGACACGCAGAAGCGATCAACGCCGGCTGCATGCCCGACGTGCTGGACGACTTCGTCGCCAACCTTCAGCCGAAGCAACTGAAAACCCAATGCCTCGATCGCATCGGGCCGATTCCGGCGTTCGTGAATTTCAATGGAGCCGCGCCATGA
- a CDS encoding Transcriptional regulator, Xre family: MKNRVRELREAHGWSQGELAEHLDVSRQTINAIENGKYDPSLPLAFKLARLFKQRIESMFEPDEEH; the protein is encoded by the coding sequence ATGAAAAACCGCGTGCGCGAATTGCGCGAGGCCCACGGCTGGTCGCAGGGCGAACTGGCGGAGCACCTGGACGTGTCGCGCCAGACCATCAATGCGATCGAGAACGGCAAGTACGACCCCAGCCTGCCGCTCGCGTTCAAGCTGGCGCGCTTGTTCAAGCAACGCATCGAATCGATGTTCGAACCGGATGAGGAACACTGA
- a CDS encoding CzcABC family efflux RND transporter, outer membrane protein — MPKSQVHAACLLAGLAAALLAGCAVYHPLPLDAGRGPARVTDIEVPVASMPVPALRTYPFDPANGLDVTEVAMLAVANDPQLKTQRDAAGVAHAQAYAAGLLPDPQLNYEHDRPAAGSPQGTTTAYTAGLTFDLGNLITRSARVKSARAGAQQVDLDLLWSEWQAIAEARTLFDRMYFLRERAARLERERAALAPVQAAITRALHSGDLTYDVAGAGLNAAADAANQLGDAQRQLHQAEHDLHNLLGLDASVPLQLTGAPFTVEPDEGEVQRALSGMARRRPDLLALEAGYRAQDEKLRAAILAQFPAITVGFVKARDNGNISSNGLSVSLSLPLFDGNRGNIAIERATRQQLHDEYAARLLTDRNDVQRLSADLRTDRALHGSLAAHAARLAQARDAAKINYAAGRLEWPTYLAIRASSLAADTALLTLEQDTHETAIALDALVGAWPDAAFAENNQKNLSANERKERK, encoded by the coding sequence ATGCCGAAATCACAGGTCCATGCTGCGTGCCTGCTCGCCGGCCTGGCGGCCGCGCTGCTGGCTGGTTGCGCCGTTTATCACCCGCTGCCGCTGGACGCGGGCCGCGGTCCCGCGCGCGTCACCGACATCGAGGTGCCTGTCGCGTCGATGCCGGTGCCGGCGCTGCGCACGTATCCGTTCGATCCCGCGAACGGCCTCGACGTTACCGAAGTCGCGATGCTGGCGGTCGCCAACGACCCGCAGTTGAAAACGCAGCGCGACGCCGCGGGCGTCGCGCACGCGCAGGCGTACGCCGCGGGCCTGCTGCCCGATCCGCAGTTGAATTACGAGCACGACCGTCCCGCCGCCGGCAGCCCGCAGGGCACGACCACCGCCTACACCGCGGGATTGACGTTTGACCTCGGCAACCTCATCACGCGCTCGGCGCGCGTGAAATCCGCGCGCGCCGGCGCGCAGCAGGTCGACCTGGACCTGCTGTGGAGCGAATGGCAGGCCATCGCCGAAGCGCGCACGCTGTTCGATCGCATGTATTTCCTGCGCGAACGCGCGGCAAGGCTGGAACGCGAGCGCGCGGCGCTGGCGCCCGTGCAGGCCGCGATAACGCGCGCGCTGCATTCCGGCGACCTCACCTATGACGTCGCGGGCGCGGGCCTGAATGCGGCGGCCGATGCCGCCAACCAGTTGGGCGACGCGCAACGGCAACTGCACCAGGCCGAACACGACCTGCACAACCTGCTCGGCCTCGACGCTTCCGTACCGCTGCAGCTCACCGGCGCGCCGTTCACCGTCGAACCGGACGAAGGCGAAGTGCAGCGCGCGCTTTCCGGCATGGCCCGGCGCCGCCCCGACCTGTTGGCGCTGGAAGCCGGCTATCGCGCGCAGGACGAGAAACTGCGCGCCGCGATACTCGCGCAGTTTCCGGCGATCACGGTGGGTTTCGTGAAGGCGCGCGACAACGGCAACATCTCCAGCAACGGGCTGTCCGTTTCGCTTTCGCTGCCGCTGTTCGACGGCAACCGCGGCAACATCGCGATCGAACGCGCGACGCGCCAGCAACTGCACGACGAATACGCGGCGCGGCTGCTGACCGACCGCAACGACGTGCAGCGCCTCTCGGCCGATCTGCGTACCGACCGCGCGCTGCACGGCTCGCTCGCCGCCCACGCCGCGCGCCTGGCGCAGGCGCGCGACGCCGCCAAGATCAACTACGCGGCCGGGCGCCTGGAATGGCCCACCTATCTCGCGATCCGCGCGAGTTCACTGGCCGCCGATACCGCCTTGCTGACACTGGAACAGGACACCCACGAAACCGCGATCGCACTGGACGCACTGGTGGGCGCATGGCCGGATGCGGCATTCGCCGAAAACAATCAAAAGAATTTGTCCGCAAATGAACGCAAAGAACGCAAATAA
- a CDS encoding RND efflux system, inner membrane transporter — protein MNIATWFQAHRRSLLFLVLVLALGGLMSVFSLPVALFPNVSFPRIRVSIDAGDRPADQMAVAVTLPAAEAIRAVRGVRDVHSVTSRGSAEINVDFDWGADMGRAYLDVNAAMSRILPELPAGARVEAVRMDPTVSEPVIAYSLRSNTLTQTQIYDLAKYQLVPLLSSVEGVAKVDVQGRGTGELHVDIDPAKLRAQDLTLADVEHAVASAADISGLGRLADHYKLLLILANNQPGSVDALRNVVVRAGPDGVVRVGDVATVTRDIKPEWVRTVADGQPAILVQVFQQPSANSIQMVDAIKARLADYAPQMPRGVKVAAWYDQTQLVRGAAGSVRDAILIGIVLAGVVLFLFLRNTRVILIAMLVVPATLAITTLLLKIFGMSFNMMTLGGMAAAVGLLIDDVVVMLEHIMRRIRETQGAIGTRITQAAREFAHPQTGSSLATIVIFLPLAFLTGVTGAFFKALSLTMASALVISYLLTFIAVPLLAGRLIDERHAKEHPPTRLWQRSMALYEKVLLRTFEWPALLLLGLVPLVVVGFFAWKSVGSGFMPRLDEGGFVLDYLSAPGTSLEETNRLLEKVGAILRKNPYVDTWSRRTGLQLGGGLTEANTGDFFVRLKDGSRPSTETVMEHIREQVAASVPGLDVDVSQLIEDIIGDLTAVPEPIEVKLFSDDVTQLDAASKKVAAQLRKIRGVVSVRNGINPAGDALEVHVDPVKAALLGLDPQAVTAQVNAAVAGTLAAELPQGPKMVGVRVWVPPDDRAEIEQLAALPISDGHGHVYPLSRVATLTQQRGQPEIDHQNLKRMLAVTARIEGRDLGSTMADVKKVLQRRGELPAGMYYELGGLYQQQQIAFHGLLIVMMTAVALVFTLLVFLYESFRIAIVILVQPLLAICAVFIGLWLTGIELNISAMMGMTMIIGIVTELAIFYFSELAEIRAHAGDEQRSLRELLLEAGKRRSRAILMSAIAAILTLSPLALAIGRGSRMQQPLAIAIIFGMAAAVPLVLVVMPVLYKVLHRDRRGRTAAG, from the coding sequence ATGAACATCGCCACGTGGTTCCAGGCGCACCGCCGTTCGCTGCTGTTCCTGGTGCTTGTGCTCGCGTTGGGCGGGCTGATGTCGGTCTTCAGCCTGCCGGTGGCGCTGTTCCCGAACGTCTCGTTTCCGCGCATCCGCGTCAGCATCGACGCGGGTGATCGCCCCGCCGACCAGATGGCGGTGGCGGTGACGCTACCGGCGGCGGAAGCGATCCGCGCGGTGCGCGGCGTGCGCGACGTGCATTCGGTCACCAGTCGCGGCAGCGCCGAGATCAACGTCGATTTCGACTGGGGCGCCGACATGGGCCGCGCCTATCTGGATGTCAACGCCGCGATGAGCCGGATCCTTCCGGAGTTGCCGGCCGGGGCGCGCGTCGAGGCGGTGCGGATGGACCCGACCGTTTCCGAACCGGTGATCGCCTACAGCCTGCGCAGCAACACGCTGACGCAGACCCAGATCTACGACCTCGCGAAGTACCAGTTGGTCCCGCTGCTGAGCAGCGTCGAGGGCGTGGCCAAGGTGGACGTGCAGGGCCGCGGCACCGGCGAGCTGCATGTCGACATCGATCCCGCGAAGCTGCGCGCGCAGGATCTCACCCTCGCCGACGTGGAGCACGCGGTCGCCAGCGCCGCCGACATTTCGGGGCTGGGGAGGCTGGCCGATCACTACAAGCTGCTCCTGATCCTTGCCAACAACCAGCCCGGCAGTGTCGATGCGCTGCGCAACGTGGTGGTGCGCGCCGGGCCCGACGGCGTGGTGCGGGTGGGCGACGTCGCCACCGTCACGCGCGACATCAAGCCCGAATGGGTGCGCACCGTCGCGGACGGCCAGCCCGCGATCCTGGTGCAGGTGTTCCAGCAGCCGTCCGCCAACAGCATCCAGATGGTCGATGCGATCAAGGCCAGGCTGGCCGACTACGCGCCGCAGATGCCCCGCGGCGTGAAGGTCGCGGCCTGGTACGACCAGACCCAGCTGGTGCGGGGCGCGGCTGGCAGCGTGCGCGACGCGATCCTGATCGGCATCGTGCTGGCCGGCGTGGTGCTGTTCCTGTTCCTGCGAAACACGCGGGTGATCCTGATCGCGATGCTGGTGGTGCCGGCCACGCTCGCGATCACCACCCTGCTGCTGAAGATCTTCGGGATGAGCTTCAACATGATGACGCTGGGCGGGATGGCGGCCGCGGTCGGATTGTTGATCGACGACGTGGTGGTGATGCTGGAACACATCATGCGCCGCATCCGCGAGACGCAGGGTGCGATCGGCACGCGCATCACGCAGGCGGCCCGTGAATTCGCGCATCCGCAGACCGGCTCGTCGCTCGCGACCATCGTGATCTTCCTGCCGCTGGCGTTCCTGACCGGCGTCACCGGCGCGTTCTTCAAGGCGCTGTCGCTGACGATGGCGAGCGCGCTGGTGATTTCCTATCTCCTCACGTTCATCGCGGTGCCGCTGCTGGCCGGGCGCCTGATCGACGAACGCCACGCGAAGGAGCATCCGCCGACGCGGCTGTGGCAGCGCTCGATGGCGCTTTACGAGAAGGTGCTGCTGCGCACGTTCGAATGGCCGGCGCTGCTGCTGCTCGGCCTGGTACCGCTGGTGGTGGTCGGCTTCTTCGCCTGGAAGTCGGTCGGCAGCGGATTCATGCCCAGGCTCGACGAAGGCGGCTTCGTCCTCGACTATCTTTCCGCGCCCGGCACCTCGCTCGAGGAAACCAACCGGTTGCTGGAAAAGGTGGGCGCAATCCTGCGCAAGAATCCCTACGTCGACACCTGGTCGCGCCGCACCGGCCTGCAGCTCGGCGGCGGCCTCACCGAAGCCAACACCGGCGATTTCTTCGTGCGCCTGAAGGACGGCTCGCGGCCGTCGACCGAAACGGTGATGGAGCACATCCGCGAACAGGTGGCGGCCAGCGTGCCCGGGCTGGACGTCGACGTTTCGCAATTGATCGAGGACATCATCGGCGACTTGACCGCCGTGCCCGAACCGATCGAGGTGAAATTGTTTTCGGACGACGTGACGCAACTCGATGCCGCGTCGAAGAAGGTCGCTGCACAACTCCGGAAGATCCGGGGCGTGGTCAGCGTGCGCAACGGCATCAACCCCGCGGGAGACGCCCTCGAGGTGCATGTCGACCCGGTGAAGGCGGCGTTGCTGGGCCTCGATCCGCAGGCCGTCACCGCGCAGGTCAACGCCGCGGTGGCGGGCACGCTGGCGGCCGAACTGCCGCAGGGGCCGAAGATGGTTGGCGTGCGCGTCTGGGTGCCGCCGGATGACCGCGCCGAAATCGAGCAGCTCGCGGCGCTGCCGATCAGCGACGGCCACGGCCACGTGTATCCGCTGTCGCGCGTCGCCACGCTGACGCAACAGCGTGGCCAGCCCGAAATCGACCACCAGAACCTGAAGCGGATGCTCGCGGTGACCGCGCGCATCGAAGGACGCGACCTCGGATCGACGATGGCCGACGTCAAGAAGGTGCTGCAAAGGCGCGGCGAATTGCCGGCCGGGATGTATTACGAGCTGGGCGGCCTGTACCAGCAGCAGCAGATCGCGTTCCATGGACTGCTGATCGTGATGATGACGGCCGTCGCGCTGGTGTTCACCCTGCTGGTGTTCCTGTACGAGAGCTTCCGCATCGCGATCGTGATCCTGGTCCAGCCGCTGCTGGCGATCTGCGCGGTGTTCATCGGGCTGTGGTTGACCGGCATCGAACTCAACATCTCGGCAATGATGGGCATGACCATGATCATCGGCATCGTCACCGAACTCGCGATTTTCTATTTTTCCGAACTCGCCGAAATCCGGGCCCACGCCGGCGACGAACAACGCTCGTTGCGCGAACTGTTGCTGGAAGCCGGCAAACGCCGCAGCCGCGCGATCCTGATGTCGGCGATCGCCGCGATCCTCACGCTGTCGCCGCTGGCGCTGGCGATCGGGCGCGGCTCGCGCATGCAGCAACCGCTGGCGATCGCGATCATCTTCGGGATGGCCGCGGCGGTGCCGCTGGTGCTGGTGGTGATGCCGGTGCTGTACAAGGTGCTGCACCGGGATCGCCGCGGCAGGACAGCCGCCGGTTGA
- a CDS encoding DNA-binding heavy metal response regulator codes for MKLLLVEDSERLRDNLARGLRASGFTVDVAGDGVEANGYLAAYAYDFMVLDLGLPRLDGFGVLRALPAGGERPRVLVLSARDQVGDRVDALNAGADDYLVKPFAFEELVARLHALARRPAETQADVLEHAGVRLDAQAHRVTANGAVLQLTPREFALLELLLRHRGRVFPRADILERIAGSESEASDRSIEVVVFGVRRKLADAGCATLIENRRGAGYLIP; via the coding sequence ATGAAACTGTTGCTGGTCGAGGATTCCGAACGCTTGCGCGACAACCTCGCGCGCGGCTTGCGCGCGTCGGGCTTCACGGTGGACGTCGCCGGCGACGGCGTGGAAGCCAACGGTTACCTCGCCGCGTACGCGTACGATTTCATGGTGCTGGACCTGGGCCTGCCGCGGCTGGACGGATTCGGCGTGCTGCGCGCGCTGCCGGCCGGCGGCGAACGTCCGCGCGTGCTGGTGTTGTCCGCGCGCGACCAGGTCGGCGATCGCGTGGACGCATTGAACGCCGGCGCCGACGATTACCTGGTCAAGCCATTCGCGTTCGAGGAATTGGTCGCGCGCCTGCACGCGCTGGCGCGGCGTCCCGCCGAAACGCAGGCCGACGTGCTGGAACACGCGGGCGTGCGGCTGGACGCGCAGGCGCACCGTGTCACTGCGAACGGCGCCGTGCTGCAACTCACGCCGCGCGAATTCGCGCTGCTGGAATTGCTGCTGCGCCATCGCGGCCGGGTGTTTCCGCGCGCGGACATCCTGGAAAGGATCGCGGGCAGCGAAAGCGAAGCGTCGGACCGCAGCATCGAAGTGGTGGTGTTCGGCGTGCGCCGCAAGCTCGCGGACGCGGGCTGCGCGACGCTGATCGAAAACCGCCGCGGCGCCGGATATCTGATTCCATGA